The Aythya fuligula isolate bAytFul2 chromosome 2, bAytFul2.pri, whole genome shotgun sequence genome contains a region encoding:
- the TRHR gene encoding LOW QUALITY PROTEIN: thyrotropin-releasing hormone receptor (The sequence of the model RefSeq protein was modified relative to this genomic sequence to represent the inferred CDS: deleted 1 base in 1 codon): MKMENDTGDEQNHTGLPLSSQEIITAEYQVVTILLVLLICGLGIVGNIMVVLVVLRTKHMRTPTNCYLVSLAVADLMVLVAAGLPNITESLYRSWVYGYVGCLCITYLQYLGINASSFSITAFTVERYIAICHPIKAQFLCTFSRAKKIIIFVWAFTSIYCMLWFFLLDLNTVVYKDTTVVSCGYKVSRSYYSPIYMMDFGIFYVLPMVLATVLYGLIARILFLNPIPSDPKEHSKAWRNDVAHQNKPVNSKTTNRSFNSTIASRKQVTKMLAVVVVLFAFLWMPYRTLVVVNSFLSSPFQENWFLLFCRICIYLNSAINPVIYNLMSQKFRAAFRKLCNCQQKREKKPASYSVALNYNVIKESDHFSTELEDITVTNTYLSSAKTSIGDTCLSSGLTDNAF; encoded by the exons ATGAAGATGGAGAATGACACAGGGGATGAGCAGAACCACACTGGGCTGCCGCTGTCAAGCCAGGAGATCATTACAGCTGAATACCAAGTGGTTACCATTCTCTTGGTCCTCCTCATTTGCGGACTGGGCATCGTGGGCAACATCATGGTGGTTTTGGTGGTCCTCAGAACCAAACACATGAGAACTCCCACTAACTGCTACCTGGTGAGTCTGGCTGTGGCAGATCTCATGGTGCTTGTGGCTGCAGGACTGCCCAATATCACAGAAAGTCTGTACAGATCCTGGGTATATGGCTACGTGGGGTGTCTCTGCATCACTTATCTCCAGTACCTAGGGATCAatgcttcttctttttccatcactGCTTTCACTGTTGAGAGATACATAGCTATCTGCCACCCAATCAAAGCTCAGTTCCTATGCACTTTTTCAAGAGCCAAAAAGatcattatttttgtctggGCTTTCACCTCCATATACTGTATGCTGTGGTTTTTCCTGCTAGACCTCAATACAGTAGTCTACAAAGACACTACTGTTGTGTCTTGTGGCTACAAGGTGTCCAGGAGCTATTACTCTCCTATCTACATGATGGACTTTggtatattttatgttttgccAATGGTATTGGCAACTGTCCTCTATGGTCTGATTGCTAGAATACTGTTCCTGAACCCCATCCCTTCGGACCCAAAAGAACACTCTAAAGCATGGAGGAATGACGTGGCTCACCAAAACAAGCCTGTGAATTCCAAGACGACTAACAGGAGTTTCAATAGCACTATTGCTTCTAGAAAGCAG GTCACCAAGATGCTGGCTGTGGTGGTCGTcctatttgcatttctttggaTGCCCTACCGAACACTGGTGGTTGTCAACTCCTTTCTTTCCAGCCCCTTCCAAGAAAACTGGTTCCTGCTATTTTGCagaatctgtatttatttaaatagtgCCATCAATCCTGTAATTTACAATCTCATGTCCCAGAAATTCAGAGCAGCCTTCAGGAAACTCTGCAACTGCCAGCAGAAgcgggaa aaaaaacctgccagtTACAGTGTGGCCCTAAATTATAACGTCATCAAAGAGTCTGATCACTTCAGCACTGAGCTAGAAGATATTACTGTCACCAATACCTATCTGTCCTCTGCAAAAACATCCATCGGCGACACGTGTTTGTCATCTGGGCTAACAGATAATGCCTTTTGA